The following are from one region of the Falco biarmicus isolate bFalBia1 chromosome 1, bFalBia1.pri, whole genome shotgun sequence genome:
- the CNGA1 gene encoding cGMP-gated cation channel alpha-1 isoform X1: MGIVLFSLINKESQVRQTTMKVGVIETHHSHTIVPSVVVQDTSEDPGPTDKGENRQQYLPGAFACYNVNNNSNKDEEEKKKKKEKKSKSEKKKDGETQKNKEKKEKNKKKDKSKKNENKEEKKKDTFVIDPAGNMYYNWLFCITMPVMYNWTMIIARACFDELQHYYIAVWFIIDYVSDAIYVADMFVRTRTGYLEQGLLVKEEQKLQEKYKSSLQFKLDLLSIIPTDLLYFKLGLNYPELRINRLLRVARMFEFFQRTETRTNYPNIFRISNLVMYIVIIIHWNACVYYSISKAIGFGADTWVYPNTSDPEFARLTRKYVYSLYWSTLTLTTIGETPPPVRDSEYFFVVVDFLVGVLIFATIVGNVGSMISNMNAARAEFQARIDAIKQYMHFRNVSKDMEKRVIKWFDYLWTNKKAVDEREVLKYLPDKLRAEIAINVHLETLKKVRIFADCEAGLLVELVLKLQPQVYSPGDYICRKGDIGREMYIIKEGKLAVVADDGITQFVVLSDGSYFGEISILNIKGSKAGNRRTANIRSIGYSDLFCLSKDDLMEALTEYPDAKAMLEEKGKQILMKDGLLDIDVANLGTDPKDLEEKITHMEGAMGRLQTKFARLLAEYEAAQQKLKKRLTQIEKILKPVIEQEFSDLEEADPSTDKPGPSKVE, from the exons ATGggaatagttttattttcattgattAATAAGGAAAGTCAG GTAAGACAAACGACCATGAAGGTAGGAGTGATTGAGACCCATCACTCCCATACAATTGTTCCCAGCGTGGTAGTGCAAGACACCAGTGAGGACCCTGGACCAACAGACAAAGGGGAAAACAG GCAACAGTACCTACCCGGTGCATTTGCATGCTACAATGTTAACAACAATAGTAATAAAGATGA agaggagaaaaaaaagaaaaaagaaaagaagag caagtcagaaaaaaaaaaggatggagaaacacaaaagaacaaggaaaaaaaagagaaaaacaaaaaaaaagataagtcCAAGAAGAACGAAAATAAAGAAGA gaagaagaaagataCTTTCGTTATTGATCCAGCGGGAAATATGTATTACAACTGGTTGTTTTGCATCACAATGCCTGTCATGTACAACTGGACCATGATTATTGCTAG AGCCTGTTTTGATGAGCTTCAGCACTACTACATAGCAGTATGGTTTATTATTGATTACGTTTCTGATGCCATCTATGTTGCTGACATGTTTGTACGAACAAGAACAG GTTACCTGGAACAAGGTCTCCTGGtgaaagaagaacaaaagcttCAAGAGAAATACAAGTCATCTTTGCAATTCAAGTTAGATCTTCTGTCAATCATACCAACTGATCTCTTATACTTTAAGCTAGGACTGAATTACCCAGAACTAAGAATAAACAGACTACTCAGAGTAGCTCGGATGTTTGAATTCTTCCAGCGAACAGAAACGAGGACAAACTACCCAAATATCTTCAGGATCTCTAACCTTGTCATGTACATCGTAATTATTATTCACTGGAACGCCTGTGTGTACTACTCGATCTCAAAAGCCATTGGATTTGGGGCTGACACATGGGTCTACCCCAACACTTCTGATCCTGAATTTGCCCGTCTGACTAGAAAGTACGTCTACAGTCTCTACTGGTCAACACTGACACTGACCACTATTGGTGAAACACCCCCTCCTGTAAGAGATTCTGAGTATTTCTTTGTGGTTGTTGACTTCTTGGTTGGAGTGTTGATTTTTGCTACCATTGTTGGTAACGTGGGCTCTATGATCTCCAACATGAATGCTGCCAGGGCAGAGTTTCAAGCAAGGATTGATGCTATCAAGCAGTATATGCACTTTCGGAATGTGAGTaaagacatggaaaaaagaGTTATAAAGTGGTTTGACTACCTCTGGACAAACAAAAAGGCTGTGGATGAAAGGGAAGTCTTGAAGTATCTGCCAGATAAACTAAGAGCAGAGATTGCAATCAATGTTCACCTGGAAACACTAAAAAAAGTTCGGATTTTTGCAGACTGTGAAGCTGGTCTGTTGGTTGAACTGGTTTTGAAACTCCAGCCGCAAGTATACAGTCCTGGAGATTatatttgcagaaaaggagatATTGGACGAGAGATGTACATTATCAAAGAAGGCAAGCTGGCAGTAGTCGCTGATGATGGAATTACCCAATTTGTGGTCCTAAGTGATGGCAGCTATTTTGGAGAAATCAGTATTCTTAATATCAAAGGTAGCAAAGCCGGCAATCGAAGAACAGCCAACATTAGAAGTATTGGATACTCAGACTTGTTTTGCCTGTCTAAAGATGATCTCATGGAGGCTTTAACAGAGTATCCAGATGCAAAGGCaatgctggaagaaaaaggcaagcaaaTCCTAATGAAAGATGGGTTGCTGGACATTGATGTTGCAAATTTAGGAACTGATCCTAAAGATCTGGAAGAGAAGATCACCCACATGGAAGGAGCGATGGGCAGATTACAAACAAAGTTTGCCAGGTTGTTGGCTGAGTATGAAGCTGcacaacagaaactgaaaaaaagacttacacaaatagagaaaatattaaagccAGTTATAGAGCAAGAGTTTTCAGACTTAGAAGAAGCAGATCCATCCACAGATAAACCTGGACCATCAAAAGTGGAATAA
- the CNGA1 gene encoding cGMP-gated cation channel alpha-1 isoform X2 — MKVGVIETHHSHTIVPSVVVQDTSEDPGPTDKGENRQQYLPGAFACYNVNNNSNKDEEEKKKKKEKKSKSEKKKDGETQKNKEKKEKNKKKDKSKKNENKEEKKKDTFVIDPAGNMYYNWLFCITMPVMYNWTMIIARACFDELQHYYIAVWFIIDYVSDAIYVADMFVRTRTGYLEQGLLVKEEQKLQEKYKSSLQFKLDLLSIIPTDLLYFKLGLNYPELRINRLLRVARMFEFFQRTETRTNYPNIFRISNLVMYIVIIIHWNACVYYSISKAIGFGADTWVYPNTSDPEFARLTRKYVYSLYWSTLTLTTIGETPPPVRDSEYFFVVVDFLVGVLIFATIVGNVGSMISNMNAARAEFQARIDAIKQYMHFRNVSKDMEKRVIKWFDYLWTNKKAVDEREVLKYLPDKLRAEIAINVHLETLKKVRIFADCEAGLLVELVLKLQPQVYSPGDYICRKGDIGREMYIIKEGKLAVVADDGITQFVVLSDGSYFGEISILNIKGSKAGNRRTANIRSIGYSDLFCLSKDDLMEALTEYPDAKAMLEEKGKQILMKDGLLDIDVANLGTDPKDLEEKITHMEGAMGRLQTKFARLLAEYEAAQQKLKKRLTQIEKILKPVIEQEFSDLEEADPSTDKPGPSKVE, encoded by the exons ATGAAGGTAGGAGTGATTGAGACCCATCACTCCCATACAATTGTTCCCAGCGTGGTAGTGCAAGACACCAGTGAGGACCCTGGACCAACAGACAAAGGGGAAAACAG GCAACAGTACCTACCCGGTGCATTTGCATGCTACAATGTTAACAACAATAGTAATAAAGATGA agaggagaaaaaaaagaaaaaagaaaagaagag caagtcagaaaaaaaaaaggatggagaaacacaaaagaacaaggaaaaaaaagagaaaaacaaaaaaaaagataagtcCAAGAAGAACGAAAATAAAGAAGA gaagaagaaagataCTTTCGTTATTGATCCAGCGGGAAATATGTATTACAACTGGTTGTTTTGCATCACAATGCCTGTCATGTACAACTGGACCATGATTATTGCTAG AGCCTGTTTTGATGAGCTTCAGCACTACTACATAGCAGTATGGTTTATTATTGATTACGTTTCTGATGCCATCTATGTTGCTGACATGTTTGTACGAACAAGAACAG GTTACCTGGAACAAGGTCTCCTGGtgaaagaagaacaaaagcttCAAGAGAAATACAAGTCATCTTTGCAATTCAAGTTAGATCTTCTGTCAATCATACCAACTGATCTCTTATACTTTAAGCTAGGACTGAATTACCCAGAACTAAGAATAAACAGACTACTCAGAGTAGCTCGGATGTTTGAATTCTTCCAGCGAACAGAAACGAGGACAAACTACCCAAATATCTTCAGGATCTCTAACCTTGTCATGTACATCGTAATTATTATTCACTGGAACGCCTGTGTGTACTACTCGATCTCAAAAGCCATTGGATTTGGGGCTGACACATGGGTCTACCCCAACACTTCTGATCCTGAATTTGCCCGTCTGACTAGAAAGTACGTCTACAGTCTCTACTGGTCAACACTGACACTGACCACTATTGGTGAAACACCCCCTCCTGTAAGAGATTCTGAGTATTTCTTTGTGGTTGTTGACTTCTTGGTTGGAGTGTTGATTTTTGCTACCATTGTTGGTAACGTGGGCTCTATGATCTCCAACATGAATGCTGCCAGGGCAGAGTTTCAAGCAAGGATTGATGCTATCAAGCAGTATATGCACTTTCGGAATGTGAGTaaagacatggaaaaaagaGTTATAAAGTGGTTTGACTACCTCTGGACAAACAAAAAGGCTGTGGATGAAAGGGAAGTCTTGAAGTATCTGCCAGATAAACTAAGAGCAGAGATTGCAATCAATGTTCACCTGGAAACACTAAAAAAAGTTCGGATTTTTGCAGACTGTGAAGCTGGTCTGTTGGTTGAACTGGTTTTGAAACTCCAGCCGCAAGTATACAGTCCTGGAGATTatatttgcagaaaaggagatATTGGACGAGAGATGTACATTATCAAAGAAGGCAAGCTGGCAGTAGTCGCTGATGATGGAATTACCCAATTTGTGGTCCTAAGTGATGGCAGCTATTTTGGAGAAATCAGTATTCTTAATATCAAAGGTAGCAAAGCCGGCAATCGAAGAACAGCCAACATTAGAAGTATTGGATACTCAGACTTGTTTTGCCTGTCTAAAGATGATCTCATGGAGGCTTTAACAGAGTATCCAGATGCAAAGGCaatgctggaagaaaaaggcaagcaaaTCCTAATGAAAGATGGGTTGCTGGACATTGATGTTGCAAATTTAGGAACTGATCCTAAAGATCTGGAAGAGAAGATCACCCACATGGAAGGAGCGATGGGCAGATTACAAACAAAGTTTGCCAGGTTGTTGGCTGAGTATGAAGCTGcacaacagaaactgaaaaaaagacttacacaaatagagaaaatattaaagccAGTTATAGAGCAAGAGTTTTCAGACTTAGAAGAAGCAGATCCATCCACAGATAAACCTGGACCATCAAAAGTGGAATAA